From Gavia stellata isolate bGavSte3 unplaced genomic scaffold, bGavSte3.hap2 HAP2_SCAFFOLD_59, whole genome shotgun sequence, a single genomic window includes:
- the LOC132321364 gene encoding olfactory receptor 14A16-like, with translation MSNSSSITQFLLLALADTRELQLLHFWLFLGIYLAALLGNGLIITAVACDHRLHTPMYFFLLNLSLLDLGSISTTLPKAMANSLWDTRAISYSGCASQVFFFFFCASAEYFLLTVMAYDRYVAICKPLHYGTLLGSRACVHMAAAAWASGFLYAVLHTANTFSLPLCKGNAVDQFFCEIPQILKLSCSHSYLREVGLLVVSVCLVLGCFVSIVLSYVQIFRAVLRMPSEQGRHKAFSTCLPHLAVVSLFLSTAMFAYLKPPSISSPSLDLLVAVLYSVLPPAVNPLIYSMRNQELKDALSDTHHSIAVMKGDLLKAVLRACGGGEADLQEDKVLLKMSLALDML, from the exons atgtccaacagcagctccatcacccagttcctcctcctggcactcgcagacacgcgggagctgcagctcttgcacttctggctcttcctgggcatctacctggctgccctcctgggcaacggcctcatcatcaccgccgtAGCCTGTGACCACcgcctccacacccccatgtacttcttcctcctcaacctctccctcctcgacctgggctccatctccaccactctccccaaagccatggccaattccctctgggacaccagggccatctcctactCTGGATGTGCTTcacaggtcttttttttctttttctgtgcttcagcagagtattttcttctcaccgtcatggcctatgaccgctacgttgccatctgcaaacccctgcactacgggaccctcctgggcagcagagcttgtgtccacatggcagcagctgcctgggccAGTGGGTTTCtctatgctgtgctgcacacggccaatacattttcactaccactctgcaagggcaatgctgtggaccagttcttctgtgaaatcccccagatcctcaagctctcctgctcacactcctacctcagggaagttgggcttcttGTGGTTAGTGTCTGTTTAGTCCTtggatgttttgtttccatcgtgctgtcctatgtgcagatcttcagggccgtgctgaggatgccctctgagcagggacggcacaaagccttttccacgtgcctccctcacctggccgtggtctccctgtttctcAGCACTGCCATGTTTGCCTACCtcaagcccccctccatctcctccccatccctggatcTGTTGGTTGCAGTTCTGTATTCAGTGTtacctccagcagtgaaccccctcatctacagcatgaggaaccaggagctcaaggatgcaCT ATCTGACACCCATCACAGCATTGCTGTCATGAAAGGGGATCTCCTCAAGGCA